In Rhodamnia argentea isolate NSW1041297 chromosome 4, ASM2092103v1, whole genome shotgun sequence, the following proteins share a genomic window:
- the LOC115741040 gene encoding protein NONRESPONDING TO OXYLIPINS 2, mitochondrial isoform X1, with product MASRCRSLTKPAVSLFKSTICKPTLKPTSSPSLLTARSSRTSTRSFSQLGALQSMLPLHTAVSSARLTSCLGMDSRSSRSMCQGMLCSANPGV from the exons ATGGCTTCTCGTTGTAGATCTTTGACGAAGCCTGCGGTCTCCCTCTTCAAATCCACCATCTGCAAGCCGACCCTAAAACCTACGTCCTCACCATCTCTCCTCACTGCTCGTTCGTCTCGCACTTCGACAAG GTCGTTTTCTCAATTGGGTGCTCTTCAATCAATGCTCCCATTGCACACGGCAGTCTCTTCGGCACGGCTCACTTCGTGCCTTGGCATGGATTCAAGGAGCTCGAGGTCGATGTGTCAGGGTATGCTCTGCAGTGCAAACCCAGGAGTCTGA
- the LOC115741040 gene encoding protein NONRESPONDING TO OXYLIPINS 2, mitochondrial isoform X2: MASRCRSLTKPAVSLFKSTICKPTLKPTSSPSLLTARSSRTSTRSFSQLGALQSMLPLHTAVSSARLTSCLGMDSRSSRSMCQELGLSVPR, from the exons ATGGCTTCTCGTTGTAGATCTTTGACGAAGCCTGCGGTCTCCCTCTTCAAATCCACCATCTGCAAGCCGACCCTAAAACCTACGTCCTCACCATCTCTCCTCACTGCTCGTTCGTCTCGCACTTCGACAAG GTCGTTTTCTCAATTGGGTGCTCTTCAATCAATGCTCCCATTGCACACGGCAGTCTCTTCGGCACGGCTCACTTCGTGCCTTGGCATGGATTCAAGGAGCTCGAGGTCGATGTGTCAGG AGCTAGGTCTCAGCGTGCCTCGATAA